Proteins from a single region of Chitinibacter bivalviorum:
- a CDS encoding restriction endonuclease subunit S has product MKAGWSYKRFGEVATLQRGFDLPTQNRIAGTFPLVSSSGVIDSHHKSAVKSPGVITGRSGSIGKVFFIDKDYWPLNTVLYVKDFHGNDPKFIFHFLNNFDLKRFATGTGVPTLNRNFVHDERVLFTTDTKEQQRIVAILDEAFEGIATAKANAEKNLQNARALFESHLQYIFSNKDQNWRDLGTPLSELCELIVDCEHKTAPTQDEGIPSIRTPNIGKGKLLLDGVYRVSQETYVEWTRRAIPAAGDLILAREAPAGNVAVIPENQPLCLGQRTVLIRPKSEFLNSHFLAYFLLQPLMQTKLLAHSRGATVQHVNMKDIRALQLGAIPPVAKQAEIVELIQSVSQQNDQLISIYQQKLAALDELKKALLQQAFSGEL; this is encoded by the coding sequence ATGAAGGCGGGGTGGTCGTACAAAAGGTTTGGGGAAGTTGCAACATTGCAACGGGGATTCGATTTGCCTACTCAAAATCGAATTGCCGGCACTTTTCCCTTGGTTAGCTCAAGTGGGGTAATTGACTCTCATCATAAGTCAGCAGTTAAAAGCCCCGGAGTAATTACAGGTCGAAGCGGCAGTATTGGTAAAGTTTTTTTTATTGATAAAGATTATTGGCCATTAAATACCGTTCTTTATGTTAAGGATTTTCATGGAAATGATCCGAAGTTTATATTTCATTTCCTAAATAATTTTGATTTAAAACGGTTTGCGACTGGTACAGGTGTACCAACCTTAAATCGTAACTTTGTTCATGATGAACGTGTGCTATTCACAACAGATACAAAAGAGCAGCAGCGCATTGTTGCCATTCTGGATGAGGCGTTTGAAGGGATTGCCACGGCGAAAGCCAATGCCGAAAAAAACCTACAAAACGCCCGCGCATTATTTGAAAGCCATTTGCAGTATATTTTTTCAAATAAAGATCAGAACTGGCGAGATTTAGGGACGCCCCTGTCTGAGTTGTGCGAGCTAATTGTTGATTGTGAGCATAAAACAGCTCCCACTCAGGACGAAGGCATTCCATCAATTCGCACCCCTAACATCGGTAAGGGAAAATTGCTGCTCGATGGTGTTTATCGCGTATCGCAGGAAACATACGTTGAATGGACTCGCAGAGCAATTCCGGCAGCAGGGGATTTGATATTAGCGCGTGAGGCTCCCGCTGGTAATGTAGCCGTAATCCCAGAAAACCAACCGCTTTGTCTGGGGCAGCGAACTGTTTTAATTCGCCCTAAGTCTGAATTTCTTAATTCTCATTTTTTGGCTTATTTTCTGCTTCAGCCCTTAATGCAAACCAAATTGTTAGCGCATTCGCGTGGTGCGACGGTGCAGCATGTGAATATGAAAGATATTCGTGCATTGCAGTTGGGTGCAATCCCCCCTGTTGCGAAGCAAGCCGAGATTGTTGAATTGATTCAGAGTGTATCGCAACAAAATGATCAGTTAATCAGCATCTACCAGCAAAAACTCGCCGCGCTCGACGAGCTGAAAAAAGCCTTGCTGCAGCAAGCATTTAGTGGTGAATTGTGA
- a CDS encoding nuclease-related domain-containing protein: protein MVLKKKMIIKNPDSKQVQLDELHELLTLPNLSAKQRELITKEIHALKQGVQGEQNSEYEINFYLKDSKNWAVIHDLRIEHNGRVAQIDHLLINRLLDVFVIETKNFSADLQINEQGEFTAWYNKKPIGIPSPLAQNEKHIEVLKALSKTLPLPTRLGVTLMPSFTSVVMVSNKQRITRPKNFDTKNVIKAEQVLEWVTKTNADDASFGRMFGSLAKIVSGETVMEIAEIFTRHHRSIKPDYKAKFGINELANTAQVEEQKAAMAAPPAVEVAPISEAVEEVAKLTSSKLAAKLGLKNTQELIDKLVEKGFVEIVEGKPKLTAQGKAAGGEAKFSPKFGPYFIWPETLRSI, encoded by the coding sequence TTGGTTTTGAAGAAAAAAATGATCATAAAGAATCCAGACTCCAAACAAGTGCAGCTTGATGAGCTGCACGAGCTGCTGACATTACCGAATTTGAGCGCCAAACAGCGGGAGCTAATCACCAAAGAAATCCATGCTCTCAAGCAAGGGGTTCAGGGCGAGCAAAACAGTGAATATGAAATCAACTTCTATCTGAAGGATTCAAAAAACTGGGCGGTGATTCATGACTTACGGATCGAGCACAATGGACGAGTGGCGCAGATTGATCATTTACTGATCAACCGTTTGCTGGATGTATTTGTGATCGAAACCAAGAACTTCAGCGCTGACTTGCAAATCAACGAGCAGGGCGAGTTCACCGCTTGGTACAACAAGAAGCCCATCGGTATTCCCAGCCCATTAGCCCAGAACGAAAAGCACATTGAAGTGCTAAAGGCCCTAAGCAAGACTCTGCCGCTGCCTACACGCCTTGGCGTAACGCTGATGCCATCATTTACCAGTGTGGTGATGGTTAGCAACAAGCAACGCATTACGCGCCCAAAAAATTTTGATACCAAAAACGTCATCAAGGCTGAGCAGGTTTTGGAATGGGTAACTAAGACCAATGCAGATGATGCAAGCTTTGGTCGTATGTTTGGTAGCTTGGCCAAGATCGTCAGCGGCGAAACGGTGATGGAAATTGCTGAGATATTCACCCGACACCATCGCTCTATAAAACCCGACTACAAAGCAAAGTTTGGGATCAATGAGCTTGCAAATACAGCTCAAGTTGAAGAGCAAAAAGCAGCGATGGCCGCACCGCCAGCTGTTGAGGTTGCGCCCATCTCGGAAGCAGTGGAAGAGGTAGCAAAACTAACCAGCTCCAAGCTAGCCGCCAAGCTAGGGCTCAAAAATACTCAAGAGTTGATTGATAAATTGGTTGAGAAGGGTTTTGTAGAGATTGTTGAGGGCAAGCCAAAACTAACCGCACAGGGCAAGGCTGCGGGCGGTGAGGCTAAGTTTAGTCCTAAATTTGGGCCGTATTTTATTTGGCCTGAAACTTTACGATCTATATAA
- the hrpA gene encoding ATP-dependent RNA helicase HrpA — protein MTISIRELRTQLSDCQSSDYHHLSRLLSQISERLKRQQPIDQLQAQFAAGVEKSLAKTAIRREKLPTPEYDDFLPVNQRRDELKAAIAKHQVVIVCGETGSGKTTQLPKICLELGRGIHGLIGHTQPRRLAARSVASRIAQELKSEIGHFVGYKVRFTDKSSPASYIKLMTDGILLAESLSDRFLNNYDTIIIDEAHERSLNIDFLLGYLKQILPKRPDLKVIVTSATIDADRFSKHFNGAPVLEVSGRTYPVEVRYKPLASTDEDDQEIEMEEAIANAVDELWRRDGSGDVLVFLPGEREIRETMEELRKAKLRDAEVLPLFARLSNEDQQRIFRPSSTGRRIVLATNVAETSLTVPGIRYVIDSGQARINRYSPRAKVEQLLIEKISQASARQRSGRCGRVASGICVRLYSEEDFNLRPPFTDPEIVRSSLAGVILRMAALRLGRVDEFPFLEAPSGKLIADGYQQLRELGAVDEQDRLTQIGQQLARLPIDPRVGRMLLAGQDEGCLKEMLIIASGLSLQDPRERPFDARQAADQAHAKFTEEKSDFLSYLRLWDFFEKLLADKTSNRQLVQECHRNFLSYLRLREWRELHKQLSEMASELRQNEKPGTFEQIHKALITGLLGNLGFKQPENDEYLGARGIKFNVFPGSNLKKSRPKWIVAAELVETSKLYARCVAAIEPEWVEKLAPHLIKKQYFDPHWSKDNAQVSASERITLYGLPIVARRKVHYGSINVAESREIFILEALVRFNYNSKAKFFDHNFALLLDVEELEHKARRQDVLVDENALFTFFDAKIPADIVNGAGFEAWRKQAEKLNPTLLYLSKEDLMQHSAAAVTEEQYPEFFRLQDAKLPLGYRFEPGHLLDGVTITLPLHLLNRVNHATFDWLVPGLIREKITLLIKSLPKPIRRLCVPVPDFATKMMVALENADREAPLLPQLAQAATRGCGQPVNADDFNGNDLPTHLQMNFRIVDDAGQELAQGRDLIAIRAQLGEAAQLTFRDTADESTGIEKSGITKWDFGDLPAKINFKRHGKAMTGYPGLVPDEDEAGKECVAIRLFDTEHAANEAHRAGVVRLLQFELKEHLKQLPKALPNFNQLAIHYRSLGNSDELMADVIACICNRAFLGDDEAPRKKKDFDEQKSRARVRLPSVRDAVLRTLNDIAPDYVALNGLLAKGGNIQNELKTQLGSLIYKGFLTATPWEQLPRVPVYIKAMKVRLEKRVQNPSRDGQRGAEVSELMQRYIAEIEKWQREGRDTATLLPFRWMIEELRIGLFAQELRTPYPVSVKRLDKIWAEITKR, from the coding sequence ATGACCATTTCGATTCGCGAGCTTCGCACCCAGCTTTCCGACTGCCAGAGCAGCGACTATCACCATCTTTCGCGCCTACTGAGCCAAATCAGCGAACGCCTGAAACGGCAACAGCCGATCGACCAATTGCAGGCCCAATTTGCCGCTGGCGTAGAAAAATCGCTCGCGAAAACGGCGATCCGCCGTGAAAAGTTGCCCACGCCCGAATACGATGATTTTCTACCGGTTAATCAGCGCCGCGATGAGCTCAAAGCCGCGATCGCCAAGCACCAAGTCGTTATCGTCTGCGGCGAAACCGGCTCGGGTAAAACCACACAGCTGCCGAAAATCTGCCTCGAACTCGGTCGCGGCATCCATGGCTTAATCGGCCACACCCAGCCGCGTCGTCTCGCTGCGCGCTCGGTGGCCAGCCGCATTGCGCAAGAATTGAAATCCGAAATCGGCCACTTTGTCGGCTACAAAGTTCGCTTTACCGATAAAAGCTCGCCCGCCAGCTACATCAAGCTGATGACCGACGGTATTTTGCTCGCCGAATCGCTCTCAGATCGTTTCCTGAATAATTACGACACCATCATCATCGACGAGGCGCACGAGCGCAGTCTGAACATCGACTTTTTGCTTGGTTATCTCAAGCAAATCTTACCGAAACGCCCCGATTTAAAAGTCATCGTCACGTCGGCCACGATCGATGCCGATCGCTTTAGCAAGCATTTCAATGGCGCGCCAGTGCTGGAAGTGTCGGGTCGAACCTATCCAGTTGAGGTGCGCTACAAACCGCTGGCCAGCACCGACGAAGACGATCAAGAAATCGAGATGGAAGAAGCCATCGCCAATGCGGTGGATGAGCTGTGGCGGCGCGATGGCAGCGGCGATGTTCTGGTGTTTTTGCCCGGCGAGCGCGAAATTCGCGAAACGATGGAAGAGCTACGCAAAGCCAAGCTGCGCGATGCCGAAGTGCTACCGCTGTTTGCCCGATTATCCAATGAAGATCAGCAACGCATCTTCCGCCCCAGCAGTACTGGCCGACGTATCGTGCTTGCCACCAATGTGGCCGAGACTTCGCTGACGGTACCCGGCATCCGTTATGTCATCGACAGCGGTCAGGCGCGCATTAACCGCTACAGCCCGCGCGCTAAGGTTGAACAACTCTTAATCGAAAAAATCTCGCAAGCCTCCGCGCGCCAGCGCTCAGGTCGTTGCGGCCGCGTTGCCAGCGGTATTTGCGTACGCCTGTATTCGGAAGAAGACTTCAACCTGCGCCCACCGTTTACCGACCCCGAAATCGTCCGCTCCAGCCTCGCTGGCGTCATTCTGCGGATGGCCGCGCTGCGCCTTGGTCGCGTTGATGAATTCCCATTTTTGGAAGCACCATCGGGCAAGCTGATCGCCGACGGCTACCAACAATTGCGCGAACTGGGCGCGGTGGATGAGCAAGACCGGCTCACGCAAATCGGCCAGCAACTCGCACGCCTGCCGATCGACCCGCGCGTAGGCCGCATGTTGCTCGCCGGCCAAGACGAAGGCTGCTTGAAGGAAATGCTGATTATCGCCTCGGGCTTGTCACTGCAAGACCCGCGCGAGCGCCCGTTCGATGCGCGCCAAGCGGCCGATCAAGCGCACGCCAAGTTTACCGAGGAAAAATCGGATTTCCTGTCCTACCTGCGCCTGTGGGATTTCTTTGAAAAACTGCTCGCCGATAAAACCTCGAACCGCCAGCTGGTGCAGGAATGCCACCGCAATTTCCTATCGTACTTGCGCCTGCGCGAATGGCGCGAGCTGCACAAGCAACTTTCCGAAATGGCGAGTGAGCTGCGCCAGAATGAAAAGCCCGGCACTTTCGAGCAAATACATAAGGCACTGATTACCGGCCTGCTCGGCAATCTGGGCTTTAAGCAGCCCGAAAACGATGAATACCTCGGCGCACGCGGGATCAAATTTAACGTTTTCCCCGGCTCGAATCTGAAAAAATCGCGCCCCAAATGGATCGTCGCCGCCGAGCTGGTCGAAACCAGTAAGCTCTACGCGCGCTGCGTCGCCGCGATTGAGCCAGAATGGGTCGAAAAGCTCGCGCCTCATCTGATCAAGAAGCAATATTTCGATCCGCATTGGAGTAAAGACAACGCCCAAGTCAGCGCATCGGAACGTATTACGCTGTACGGCTTACCGATTGTGGCGCGCAGAAAGGTACACTACGGGAGTATCAACGTCGCCGAATCACGTGAGATTTTCATTCTCGAAGCTTTGGTGCGTTTCAATTACAACAGCAAAGCCAAATTCTTCGATCACAACTTTGCCTTGCTACTCGACGTGGAAGAGCTCGAACACAAAGCCCGCCGCCAAGATGTATTAGTCGATGAAAACGCTTTGTTCACCTTTTTCGACGCCAAAATCCCCGCCGACATTGTCAACGGCGCGGGTTTTGAAGCGTGGCGCAAACAGGCCGAAAAACTCAATCCTACGCTGCTGTATCTGAGTAAAGAAGACCTGATGCAGCACAGCGCTGCGGCGGTCACCGAGGAGCAATATCCAGAGTTTTTCCGCCTGCAAGACGCCAAGTTACCACTGGGGTATCGCTTTGAGCCCGGCCATTTGCTTGATGGTGTAACGATTACCCTCCCCCTGCATTTACTGAATCGCGTTAATCACGCAACGTTTGACTGGCTGGTGCCGGGCCTGATCCGCGAGAAAATCACGCTGCTGATTAAATCACTGCCCAAGCCGATTCGCCGCCTGTGCGTCCCCGTGCCTGACTTTGCCACCAAGATGATGGTCGCACTGGAAAACGCCGACCGCGAAGCCCCGCTGCTGCCACAACTGGCGCAGGCGGCCACGCGGGGCTGCGGCCAGCCGGTGAACGCGGATGATTTCAACGGTAACGATTTGCCCACTCACTTGCAAATGAACTTCCGCATCGTCGACGATGCCGGCCAAGAGCTGGCGCAAGGCCGCGATCTGATTGCGATTCGCGCACAATTGGGCGAGGCGGCGCAGCTCACCTTCCGCGATACGGCGGACGAGAGCACTGGCATCGAAAAATCGGGCATTACGAAATGGGACTTTGGCGATCTGCCGGCCAAGATCAATTTCAAACGCCACGGCAAAGCAATGACGGGCTACCCTGGCCTTGTGCCGGATGAAGATGAAGCAGGCAAAGAATGCGTAGCGATTCGGCTGTTTGACACCGAACATGCGGCCAATGAAGCTCACCGCGCTGGTGTCGTGCGGCTGCTGCAGTTCGAACTCAAAGAGCATCTAAAGCAATTGCCCAAAGCCTTGCCAAACTTTAACCAGCTCGCCATCCATTACCGTAGCCTTGGCAATAGCGACGAGCTGATGGCGGACGTCATCGCCTGCATCTGTAATCGCGCCTTTCTGGGCGACGACGAAGCGCCGCGCAAGAAGAAAGATTTCGACGAGCAGAAAAGCCGCGCCCGCGTTCGCCTACCATCGGTACGCGATGCCGTGCTTCGCACGCTGAACGACATCGCGCCGGACTACGTCGCGCTCAATGGCTTGCTCGCCAAAGGCGGCAATATCCAGAACGAGCTAAAAACCCAACTCGGCAGCCTGATCTACAAGGGCTTTCTCACCGCCACGCCATGGGAGCAGCTACCGCGCGTTCCCGTTTACATCAAAGCGATGAAAGTCCGCCTCGAAAAACGCGTGCAAAACCCAAGCCGAGACGGCCAGCGCGGCGCGGAAGTGTCTGAGTTAATGCAGAGGTATATCGCTGAAATCGAGAAGTGGCAACGCGAAGGTCGAGATACTGCCACCCTATTGCCGTTCCGTTGGATGATTGAGGAATTACGGATTGGGCTGTTTGCGCAAGAATTACGCACGCCGTATCCGGTGTCGGTGAAGCGGCTAGATAAGATTTGGGCGGAGATTACGAAGCGGTGA
- a CDS encoding DUF4145 domain-containing protein encodes MTENTNTVPEINKTAFSCPHCNAFTTQHWSHLYSNSYPNDSRTPNIPNPSLKEKFHSDPEINQKVKEELIEWIDKMSLGKPFTEIEQNSCYSRRRLMNLNISECYNCKEISIWVHDQLIWPSSKIEVKPNQDLPSHIKRLFDEAREIVLSSPKGAAALLRLSIQHLCKELGESGKNIDDDIASLVAKGLNPLVQKALDIVRVIGNEAVHPGEINLDDDSDTALQLFGLINLIADQMITQPKQVEALYKKLPEKKLNGIEQRNKKALENS; translated from the coding sequence ATGACTGAAAATACGAATACCGTTCCAGAAATCAATAAAACAGCGTTTAGTTGCCCTCATTGCAATGCGTTCACGACACAGCATTGGAGCCATTTGTATTCAAACTCATACCCGAATGACTCCAGAACCCCGAACATTCCAAACCCAAGTTTGAAAGAAAAATTTCATTCTGACCCTGAGATTAATCAGAAAGTTAAAGAGGAGCTCATTGAGTGGATAGATAAAATGTCATTGGGCAAACCGTTCACCGAAATTGAGCAAAATTCTTGCTACTCAAGAAGACGGCTAATGAATTTGAATATTTCTGAGTGTTATAACTGCAAAGAAATATCTATTTGGGTTCACGATCAATTAATTTGGCCAAGCTCAAAAATTGAAGTAAAGCCAAACCAAGATCTACCATCTCACATAAAGCGCCTTTTCGACGAAGCACGAGAAATAGTTTTATCTTCCCCCAAGGGAGCTGCTGCTCTGTTACGCCTCAGTATTCAGCATCTCTGCAAAGAGTTAGGTGAAAGTGGAAAAAATATCGATGATGACATTGCGAGCCTCGTCGCAAAAGGCTTGAACCCGCTAGTTCAGAAAGCTCTTGATATTGTAAGAGTCATTGGCAACGAGGCAGTTCACCCAGGAGAAATTAATCTCGATGATGATAGCGATACGGCACTTCAATTATTCGGTTTGATTAATCTAATTGCTGATCAAATGATCACTCAACCCAAGCAAGTTGAGGCTCTATATAAAAAATTGCCAGAAAAAAAGCTAAATGGAATCGAACAAAGAAATAAAAAAGCACTTGAGAACTCGTAG
- a CDS encoding PAS domain-containing protein, producing the protein MIIWLADSSENTSTPIVLTCLSLLNIIMLIWSAVVSKPKEKKTYTENQTTIVPPADPLDVLAGVPDLLWTIDYASRRVTSHNNNQIPHHPEGSQFAKLAAIFPARVSRQFLEALIELQDKQTALRFEYTLGNEQVQYTFEARLTPLSHRDCVVIIRDISHIKATEAALFQQQMFTQQIIDSSPNLVFIRDQHGRFLLVNQTTQKLLGHDLLVHSHMGLDEDTPILSAGDQSVLNHGETIRIEDSCTLPNGRTHWFDITKLAVEREGKTYILSIANDITLQKENNLAQTDSGLLVRAIANALPHAFLLVQNEQVLFANRAACARLGLEPEQLIGEALSRLNPQSVNLQQCSSYQLHTPDGQCLDCSVCPVEIMQTQGHLLTLQ; encoded by the coding sequence ATGATCATCTGGCTAGCCGATAGCAGCGAAAACACCAGCACCCCGATTGTTCTGACTTGCCTGTCTCTACTCAATATCATCATGCTGATCTGGTCAGCAGTGGTATCAAAGCCAAAAGAAAAAAAGACCTATACAGAAAATCAGACCACCATTGTTCCCCCAGCCGACCCTCTTGATGTCCTCGCTGGAGTGCCGGATTTACTCTGGACAATCGACTACGCCAGCCGCCGCGTTACTTCACACAATAATAATCAGATTCCGCACCATCCAGAAGGCAGCCAATTTGCAAAATTAGCCGCTATTTTTCCGGCTCGCGTTTCTCGCCAGTTTCTGGAAGCCCTGATTGAGCTACAAGACAAGCAAACTGCGCTGCGTTTCGAATACACCCTCGGCAACGAGCAAGTTCAATATACATTTGAAGCAAGGCTAACCCCGCTGAGTCATCGCGACTGTGTCGTTATCATTCGTGATATTTCACACATCAAAGCCACCGAGGCGGCACTATTCCAACAGCAAATGTTCACGCAACAAATCATCGATTCCAGCCCCAATCTGGTCTTTATTCGCGATCAGCACGGCCGCTTTTTGCTCGTCAATCAAACTACGCAAAAATTGCTGGGGCATGACCTGCTAGTCCACTCCCACATGGGGCTAGATGAAGATACCCCTATCTTGAGTGCAGGCGATCAATCTGTACTCAATCATGGAGAAACCATCCGCATCGAAGACAGTTGCACTTTGCCCAATGGCCGGACCCACTGGTTTGACATTACAAAGCTAGCGGTAGAGCGTGAAGGCAAAACCTACATATTGAGCATTGCCAACGACATCACCCTGCAAAAAGAAAATAACTTGGCACAAACTGACAGCGGTTTGCTGGTTCGTGCCATCGCCAATGCATTGCCACACGCCTTCTTGCTGGTGCAAAACGAGCAAGTTCTTTTTGCCAATCGCGCAGCCTGCGCACGACTGGGCTTAGAGCCTGAGCAACTGATTGGCGAAGCATTAAGCCGTCTCAACCCACAATCCGTCAATTTACAGCAATGCAGCAGCTATCAATTGCATACCCCTGACGGTCAATGCCTCGATTGCTCAGTTTGCCCAGTCGAGATTATGCAAACTCAGGGGCATTTACTCACTTTGCAGTAA
- the hsdR gene encoding EcoAI/FtnUII family type I restriction enzme subunit R — MNEAETRSDHIDPMLVAAGWGVVDESRIRREYPITLGRLEGHGKRGKALSADYLLIYRNTKLAVVEAKAWDKPLSEGVGQAKDYAGKLSIRFTYASNGQGVYAIDMEQGTEGERVGFPSPDELWNLTFATQNAWRDRFAAIPFEDRGGYFQGRYYQDIAVERVLAAVAEQRSRILLTLATGTGKTFVGFQLAWKLFQSRWNLTDWKTSNEPQRRPRILFLADRNVLADQAYNSFSAFPEDALVRIEPDDIKKKGKVPKNGSIFFTIFQTFMSGKGKDGQPLPYFGEYPADFFDFIIIDECHRGGAKDEGNWRGILEYFSPAVQLGLTATPKRKDNVDTYAYFGEPVYSYSLKDGINDGFLTPFRVKQISTTLDEYVYTPDDAVIEGEVEKGKRYEEKDFNKIIEIKEREQHRVKLFMSQINQNEKTLVFCANQIHALAVRDLINQIKTSSNPNYCHRVTANDGALGEQHLRDFQDNEKSIPTILTTSQKLSTGVDARNVRNVVLMRPVTSMIEFKQIIGRGTRLYDGKDYFTIYDFVKAHHLFSDPDWDGEPVDPATCPTCGLYPCKCEKTPPKPCKICGQQPCVCPPEICKQCGQEPCICKKKPKAKVKLADGKVRAIQHMTCTSFWHPDGTPMAAQEFMEMLFGQLPDFFKNEEELRTLWMSPDTRKKLLEGLAEKGFGKDQLQEMQKIIDAENSDLFDVLAHVAYAMSPLTREERAAKAMALISTNFNSKQQVFLDFVLSHYVNLGVEELDQTKLTPLLKLKYHDSLADAAADLGKPAEINKVFTGFQKYLYLETV, encoded by the coding sequence ATGAACGAAGCCGAAACCCGCTCAGACCATATTGACCCTATGCTGGTAGCCGCTGGCTGGGGCGTGGTCGATGAAAGCCGTATTCGCCGGGAATACCCGATTACGCTGGGGCGGTTGGAAGGGCATGGCAAACGCGGCAAGGCATTGAGCGCCGATTATCTGCTGATCTACCGCAATACTAAGCTGGCCGTTGTAGAGGCCAAGGCTTGGGATAAGCCGCTGAGCGAAGGCGTAGGGCAGGCCAAGGATTATGCGGGCAAGCTGTCGATTCGCTTCACCTATGCCAGCAATGGGCAGGGCGTGTATGCGATTGATATGGAGCAGGGTACGGAAGGCGAGCGGGTTGGCTTTCCAAGCCCGGATGAGTTGTGGAATCTGACCTTTGCGACGCAAAATGCTTGGCGTGATCGTTTTGCTGCGATTCCGTTTGAAGACCGAGGCGGTTATTTCCAAGGCCGCTACTATCAAGATATTGCCGTTGAGCGCGTATTAGCTGCGGTGGCCGAGCAGCGCAGCCGCATTCTGCTGACGCTGGCAACGGGTACAGGCAAAACCTTTGTCGGCTTTCAATTGGCGTGGAAGCTGTTTCAATCGCGCTGGAATCTAACCGATTGGAAAACTAGCAACGAGCCACAACGCCGCCCGCGTATTCTGTTTTTGGCTGACCGCAATGTATTGGCCGACCAAGCCTATAACTCGTTTTCGGCCTTCCCCGAAGATGCACTGGTGCGGATCGAGCCAGACGACATCAAGAAAAAAGGCAAAGTACCGAAAAACGGCAGCATCTTTTTCACCATCTTTCAGACCTTTATGAGCGGCAAGGGCAAGGATGGCCAGCCTTTGCCGTATTTTGGCGAATACCCCGCCGACTTTTTCGATTTCATCATCATTGACGAGTGCCACCGTGGTGGCGCGAAAGACGAAGGCAACTGGCGCGGTATCTTGGAATACTTCTCGCCCGCCGTGCAGTTGGGTTTGACGGCCACACCAAAGCGCAAAGATAACGTCGATACCTACGCCTATTTTGGCGAGCCTGTGTATAGCTATTCGCTGAAAGACGGCATCAACGATGGCTTTTTGACGCCATTCCGCGTGAAGCAAATTTCGACCACGCTGGATGAATACGTTTACACCCCGGATGATGCGGTGATCGAGGGCGAAGTCGAGAAGGGCAAACGCTACGAAGAAAAAGACTTCAACAAGATTATCGAAATCAAAGAGCGTGAGCAGCATCGGGTGAAGCTGTTTATGTCGCAAATTAACCAGAACGAAAAAACGCTGGTGTTTTGCGCCAACCAGATTCATGCGCTCGCCGTGCGCGATTTGATTAACCAGATCAAAACCAGCAGCAACCCGAATTACTGCCACCGTGTTACCGCCAATGATGGTGCTTTGGGCGAGCAGCATTTGCGCGATTTTCAGGATAACGAAAAGTCGATTCCGACGATTTTGACGACCTCACAAAAGCTCTCTACAGGCGTTGATGCGCGAAACGTGCGTAATGTGGTGCTAATGCGGCCAGTGACTTCGATGATCGAGTTTAAGCAGATCATCGGGCGCGGTACGCGGCTTTACGATGGTAAAGACTACTTCACGATTTATGATTTTGTGAAGGCGCACCACCTGTTTAGCGACCCGGATTGGGATGGCGAGCCAGTTGACCCGGCAACCTGCCCAACGTGTGGCCTATACCCCTGCAAATGCGAGAAAACGCCACCAAAGCCGTGCAAGATCTGTGGCCAGCAGCCATGTGTATGCCCGCCAGAAATTTGCAAGCAGTGCGGGCAAGAGCCATGCATTTGCAAGAAAAAGCCCAAAGCCAAAGTGAAGCTGGCCGATGGCAAAGTGCGAGCCATTCAACACATGACCTGCACTAGCTTTTGGCATCCAGACGGCACACCAATGGCCGCTCAGGAATTCATGGAAATGTTATTTGGCCAATTGCCAGACTTTTTCAAAAACGAAGAAGAGCTGCGTACTTTGTGGATGTCGCCCGATACGCGCAAAAAGCTACTGGAGGGCTTGGCAGAAAAAGGCTTTGGCAAAGACCAACTGCAGGAAATGCAGAAAATCATAGATGCCGAGAATAGTGATCTATTCGACGTGCTAGCCCATGTGGCCTATGCAATGAGCCCGTTGACGCGAGAAGAACGTGCAGCCAAGGCGATGGCGTTGATCAGTACCAACTTCAATAGCAAGCAGCAGGTGTTTTTGGATTTTGTGCTGTCGCATTACGTGAATCTGGGCGTGGAAGAGCTGGATCAAACCAAACTCACGCCTTTGCTCAAGCTGAAATATCACGACTCACTAGCTGATGCTGCAGCTGATCTTGGCAAGCCCGCCGAAATCAACAAGGTTTTTACCGGGTTTCAAAAGTACCTGTATCTGGAAACGGTTTGA